The following coding sequences lie in one Cloeon dipterum chromosome 1, ieCloDipt1.1, whole genome shotgun sequence genomic window:
- the kek2 gene encoding uncharacterized protein kek2, translating into MKKFSGIGRKMLHHHWLTFLLMQWCFHISVACPTACVCKWKGGKQTVECVNKGLIAIPEGMDPGTQVLDFAGNNLQILPRERFERLNLVNLQRIYLSRCKLFQVDDTSFKGLTNLVELDLSENLLTRIPTETFNDFRLLMRLSVNENPIKTLRTRSFQPLSFLTTLELSKCEIEIIENDAFYGLERLEWLKLDNNKLSTIRGSYLFPSSLRGVALDNNPWHCDCKLSELHTWLLNYKNIPQSIEPKCNSPPRLQEAVIKSLDVDDFACLPDVSPTTMYLEIGEGKNVSLLCQVSAVPEARVSWWFQGRVLQNDTIVAPGVHLYYYIEDGSIDKKSELFIFNTNTDDNGTFICVAENPAGKTQSNFTIRIIVREEVSVAVVLPYEYLVAVVSAIAVLAILVLIIFILIVIRCRRQRSRKRKRDRSKVVALQSPEQGAEKSNEIEANIAITRMHKLINTGVVPSKSNGVVVTERHVQMRHHEVLIRSGAGEVCSQGRMDPYQLSPNRAYQEQNPDLINDAEIMGKDKRVTSSGRRREEGDGEEVDRENCGSSYKEAMENIIEEFIEAGEPKKMGKPGVTWRDDAGFPLKVMTPMREHAPPSNFSTLPRRMLVKPELTYQLSADVHLSPGRFLDQDGYPVDFGLPKIAPQPSMALPMVAPPPPAAYYRTLPYNRGHKKNNYPREAEYLPAPAYEAYADTPTDVRYSVDGYPTSAPPVFAPNETFPDPIGSNFIPSPPDAYKSDVTDSADGAKGQPAAPAVAPVSPPSASANKAWSGYSQSSSTKTSESQQNLIESAINAMVTAQPESRAAQHESPDEGFGEDGTEI; encoded by the coding sequence ATGAAGAAGTTTAGTGGCATCGGACGTAAAATGCTTCACCACCACTGGCTGACCTTTTTGCTGATGCAGTGGTGCTTCCACATCAGCGTGGCCTGTCCGACGGCTTGCGTGTGCAAGTGGAAAGGAGGCAAACAAACTGTCGAGTGCGTGAACAAAGGACTGATTGCCATTCCCGAAGGAATGGACCCGGGCACGCAGGTGCTAGACTTCGCCGGAAACAATCTGCAGATCTTGCCACGCGAACGCTTCGAACGCCTCAATCTGGTCAATCTGCAGCGCATTTATCTGTCGCGCTGCAAACTCTTTCAGGTCGACGACACTTCTTTTAAGGGGCTGACCAACTTGGTCGAGCTCGACCTCAGTGAAAATCTGCTCACGCGAATTCCGACCGAGACGTTTAACGATTTCAGACTCCTCATGAGGCTCTCAGTCAACGAAAATCCGATCAAAACTTTGCGCACGAGATCGTTTCAGCCACTGTCGTTCCTCACCACCCTGGAACTGAGCAAATGCGAGATCGAAATAATCGAGAATGACGCGTTTTATGGGCTGGAACGGCTCGAGTGGTTAAAACTCGATAACAATAAGCTGTCAACTATTCGCGGTTCGTATCTCTTTCCGTCGTCGCTGCGTGGTGTGGCTCTCGATAACAATCCGTGGCACTGCGACTGCAAGCTATCCGAGCTGCACACTTGGCtattgaattacaaaaacattCCCCAGTCCATCGAGCCCAAATGCAATTCTCCCCCTCGTCTCCAGGAAGCCGTAATCAAATCTTTGGACGTCGACGATTTCGCTTGCTTACCCGACGTGTCGCCGACAACAATGTACCTTGAAATAGGAGAAGGCAAAAATGTTTCCCTGCTTTGCCAAGTGTCGGCTGTCCCCGAGGCTCGTGTTTCTTGGTGGTTCCAAGGACGAGTCCTGCAAAACGACACCATTGTTGCGCCCGGCGTCCACTTGTATTACTACATCGAAGACGGCAGCATCGACAAGAAAAGcgagcttttcatttttaacacgAATACCGACGACAACGGAACTTTCATTTGCGTAGCAGAAAATCCTGCCGGAAAGACTCAGTCTAACTTTACGATCAGGATCATTGTGCGAGAAGAGGTATCCGTCGCTGTGGTGCTGCCCTACGAGTATCTAGTCGCCGTCGTGTCTGCCATTGCAGTGCTTGCCATCCTCGTGCTCATCATATTCATACTGATCGTCATCCGCTGCCGCAGGCAACGCAGCCGCAAACGCAAGCGGGACCGGAGCAAAGTGGTTGCACTACAGTCACCAGAGCAGGGTGCGGAGAAGTCAAATGAAATCGAAGCAAATATCGCCATCACTCGGATGCACAAGCTGATCAACACGGGCGTAGTTCCATCCAAGTCAAACGGTGTTGTAGTGACGGAACGTCACGTCCAGATGAGACATCACGAGGTTCTCATCCGTTCGGGCGCCGGGGAAGTGTGCAGTCAGGGGCGTATGGATCCCTATCAGCTAAGTCCCAATCGAGCCTATCAAGAGCAGAATCCCGACTTGATCAATGACGCAGAGATCATGGGCAAGGACAAACGGGTGACGTCGAGCGGCCGCAGGCGCGAGGAAGGCGACGGCGAGGAGGTTGACCGAGAAAACTGCGGCAGCAGCTATAAGGAGGCCATGGAGAACATCATCGAGGAGTTCATCGAGGCGGGCGAGCCCAAGAAGATGGGCAAGCCCGGCGTCACGTGGCGAGACGACGCTGGTTTTCCTCTCAAGGTGATGACTCCGATGCGGGAGCACGCGCCTCCGAGCAACTTCTCCACCCTACCGAGACGAATGCTGGTCAAGCCAGAACTGACGTACCAGCTCTCAGCAGACGTGCATCTTTCGCCGGGCCGCTTTCTCGACCAGGACGGCTATCCCGTTGACTTCGGACTGCCTAAGATCGCACCGCAGCCTTCGATGGCGTTACCGATGGtggcgccgccaccgccggcCGCGTACTACCGCACCCTGCCGTACAACCGTGGCCACAAAAAGAACAACTACCCTCGGGAGGCCGAGTACCTGCCGGCGCCGGCCTACGAGGCGTACGCGGACACCCCGACGGACGTGCGGTACTCCGTCGATGGTTACCCTACCTCCGCCCCACCCGTTTTCGCGCCAAACGAAACCTTCCCCGACCCAATTGGTAGCAACTTTATTCCCTCCCCACCTGACGCGTACAAAAGCGATGTTACGGACAGTGCAGACGGCGCCAAGGGGCAGCCGGCGGCGCCGGCCGTCGCCCCAGTAAGCCCTCCCAGCGCCAGTGCGAACAAAGCGTGGTCGGGCTACTCGCAGTCGAGTTCGACAAAGACTTCCGAGAGCcagcaaaatttaatcgaGAGCGCGATTAACGCGATGGTGACCGCCCAGCCAGAGTCGCGCGCCGCTCAGCACGAGAGCCCTGACGAGGGCTTCGGTGAGGACGGCACCGAGATCTGA